Proteins from a genomic interval of Oceanispirochaeta crateris:
- a CDS encoding ammonium transporter, with amino-acid sequence MKKNRKILIFTILALLLSVSVHADELTDTLDLYSAAFDAIWLLLCGGLVFFMQAGFAMVETGLTRAKNAGNIIMKNLMDFSAGALLYWAIGWGLMYGESAGGFIGTSDFFLTSGDTMNWFFQVVFAATAATIVSGAMAERTKFSSYIIYSIVISGIIYPISGHWIWNGGWLSAMGFHDFAGSTVVHSVGAWAALMGAIILGPRIGKYVKVDGKVSVKAIMGHNMPLAALGVFILWFGWYGFNAGSTLSGTDVSMTDVAVTTTLSAAAGAIAAMFTTWIISGKPDVSMSLNGALAGLVGITAPCWVVSPGASVIIGLVSGILVVASVEFIDKKLHIDDPVGAISVHGVCGVWGTLAVGIFGDIEMIGSGLTRGGQIGVQALGVIAVFLWVTITSGLLFLIIKKTVGLRVSAEEELKGLDITEHGTESYAGFQIFQNM; translated from the coding sequence ATGAAAAAGAACAGGAAGATTTTGATCTTCACAATTCTAGCTTTATTACTAAGCGTCAGTGTCCATGCTGATGAGCTTACAGACACCTTGGATCTATATTCTGCAGCATTTGACGCCATTTGGCTTCTTCTCTGCGGTGGACTCGTATTTTTTATGCAGGCCGGCTTTGCCATGGTAGAAACTGGACTCACAAGAGCCAAAAATGCAGGAAACATCATCATGAAGAATCTGATGGACTTTTCTGCAGGTGCCCTGCTTTATTGGGCCATTGGTTGGGGTCTTATGTATGGTGAATCTGCAGGAGGATTTATTGGAACATCAGACTTCTTCCTGACCAGCGGAGATACAATGAACTGGTTCTTCCAGGTTGTTTTTGCAGCAACAGCAGCAACAATTGTATCTGGAGCCATGGCTGAAAGAACAAAGTTTTCATCCTACATTATCTACAGTATTGTCATTTCCGGTATCATTTACCCCATTTCAGGTCATTGGATATGGAATGGCGGTTGGTTAAGCGCCATGGGATTCCATGACTTTGCAGGTTCAACTGTTGTTCACTCCGTAGGTGCTTGGGCAGCTCTCATGGGTGCTATCATCCTTGGTCCAAGAATTGGGAAGTATGTTAAAGTTGACGGAAAAGTAAGTGTTAAAGCCATCATGGGTCACAACATGCCTCTGGCAGCACTTGGTGTATTCATCCTTTGGTTCGGTTGGTATGGTTTCAATGCAGGATCAACCCTCTCTGGTACTGATGTGAGCATGACTGATGTTGCTGTAACCACAACATTATCAGCTGCTGCCGGTGCTATCGCGGCCATGTTCACTACCTGGATCATCAGTGGTAAACCCGATGTGTCCATGTCTTTAAACGGTGCCCTTGCCGGTTTGGTCGGTATCACAGCCCCCTGTTGGGTCGTCAGCCCTGGAGCATCAGTCATCATTGGTCTTGTATCCGGTATTCTGGTCGTCGCTTCTGTCGAGTTCATCGACAAGAAACTGCACATAGATGACCCTGTTGGTGCTATATCAGTACACGGTGTGTGTGGTGTATGGGGTACCCTGGCAGTAGGTATCTTCGGAGATATTGAAATGATTGGTTCCGGTTTAACCAGAGGCGGACAGATTGGAGTTCAGGCTCTTGGTGTAATCGCAGTGTTCCTGTGGGTTACCATCACTTCAGGACTTCTGTTTTTAATCATCAAGAAGACTGTTGGATTAAGAGTCTCTGCTGAAGAAGAATTAAAAGGACTGGATATCACCGAACACGGAACTGAATCCTATGCAGGATTCCAGATTTTCCAGAACATGTAA
- the nifA gene encoding nif-specific transcriptional activator NifA codes for MSEETLNSKHYRRKIKELTLLFEISQILDQNMDLKEVITPILEPLAENIGMERGTITLLNRKTGDISIEAAFGLSEEEKTKGRYKVGEGVTGTVVQTGVPKIIPDIEEEPSFLDRTGARKVKNRKTSFICVPIKSGNEVIGAFSVDRIYEDSGLDLEDDVRLLTIVASMIARAVKLRQHSEEEKQKLLEENTRLQNQLKDKFQPDNMIGNSQAMQEAFDLIAQVSKSEATVLIRGESGTGKELVAHAIHYNSLRAKKPFIKVNCAALPESVIESELFGHEKGAFTGALATRKGRFEMADGGTIFLDEIGELSAMTQVKLLRVLQEREIERVGGSQTIKINVRIITATNRNLEEEILKGTFREDLYYRLNVFPIHIPPMRERKTDLMLLADFFIEKYSQKNRKQVKRISSSAIDLLMSYHWPGNVRELENCIERAVLLSTDQVIHAYHLPPSLQSAESSDTGLHTTLLQSVENLEIELIKEALKSNRGNMAKAARKLDITERIMGLRVKKYGIDYRKYRTNM; via the coding sequence ATGTCAGAAGAAACACTTAACTCCAAGCATTACAGAAGAAAAATTAAAGAACTAACCCTTTTATTTGAAATCAGCCAGATTCTGGATCAGAACATGGACCTGAAAGAGGTGATTACCCCCATTCTGGAACCCCTCGCTGAAAATATTGGAATGGAGCGCGGAACCATCACCCTGTTAAACAGAAAAACGGGAGACATATCCATTGAGGCCGCCTTCGGACTCTCTGAAGAAGAGAAGACAAAGGGCCGGTACAAAGTGGGAGAAGGGGTCACCGGTACGGTTGTTCAGACAGGAGTTCCAAAAATCATTCCCGATATCGAAGAAGAACCCTCCTTTCTGGACAGAACAGGGGCAAGAAAGGTCAAGAATAGAAAGACCTCATTCATCTGTGTTCCCATCAAAAGCGGAAATGAAGTGATTGGTGCTTTCAGTGTTGACAGAATTTATGAAGATTCGGGATTAGATCTGGAAGACGATGTACGCCTTCTGACCATAGTGGCCAGCATGATAGCCAGAGCCGTAAAACTCCGTCAGCATTCAGAAGAAGAAAAACAGAAACTTTTAGAAGAAAATACACGCCTTCAGAATCAACTAAAAGATAAATTCCAACCGGATAACATGATTGGAAACTCCCAGGCCATGCAGGAAGCCTTTGATCTTATTGCCCAGGTTTCCAAGAGTGAAGCCACCGTACTGATCAGGGGTGAAAGCGGTACGGGTAAAGAGCTTGTTGCCCATGCCATACATTACAACAGCCTCAGAGCTAAAAAGCCCTTCATTAAGGTCAATTGCGCCGCCCTGCCTGAGAGTGTCATTGAAAGTGAACTCTTCGGTCATGAAAAGGGGGCCTTTACAGGAGCCCTGGCTACACGAAAAGGCCGTTTTGAAATGGCCGATGGTGGGACGATCTTTTTAGATGAAATTGGAGAACTCTCTGCCATGACCCAGGTCAAACTCCTTAGAGTTCTGCAGGAACGGGAAATAGAGCGCGTTGGTGGCTCTCAGACTATAAAAATCAATGTCCGCATCATCACAGCGACCAACCGGAACCTCGAAGAAGAAATTCTGAAAGGAACATTCAGAGAAGACCTGTATTACAGACTCAATGTTTTCCCCATTCACATTCCCCCCATGAGAGAACGCAAAACAGACCTGATGCTTCTGGCCGATTTCTTTATTGAAAAATACAGCCAGAAGAATAGAAAACAGGTCAAAAGAATTTCAAGTTCTGCCATAGACTTGCTTATGAGCTATCACTGGCCGGGGAATGTTCGAGAGTTGGAAAACTGCATCGAAAGAGCTGTTCTGTTGAGTACGGACCAGGTCATCCATGCCTACCACCTCCCCCCTAGCCTGCAATCGGCAGAATCTTCAGATACAGGGCTACATACAACTCTGCTTCAATCTGTCGAAAACCTTGAGATTGAACTCATCAAAGAGGCCTTAAAGTCTAACCGCGGCAATATGGCAAAAGCCGCCAGAAAGCTGGATATTACAGAAAGGATTATGGGTCTCAGGGTCAAAAAGTATGGAATTGATTACCGGAAATATAGAACAAATATGTAG
- a CDS encoding energy-coupling factor transporter transmembrane component T family protein — MAEGLTFYYIPGQSLLHKTNVMIKIFGMVSLSLLLLSVSVFRLLLIFLLILILHGSIKSGGKLKGMNPLLMIMPLIIFAGNFISLSLGENSDLLFGLITATLRALRFISILWMAHLFTGTTDPLTITPALYRIFKHIPFLPAARLCTQAGLTLAFIPLILDEMSEIRDAMKARCGWSRRRPIRNLYHLGIPLLEGILTKAESLSDAMESRLYNEESTEPEISAQSVSLGPLITLLIFFTLIFLCEGLTGDSNPILLLMRFY, encoded by the coding sequence ATGGCTGAAGGATTAACATTCTACTACATCCCCGGACAAAGCTTGCTGCACAAGACCAATGTGATGATCAAAATTTTCGGAATGGTCAGTCTCAGCCTGTTATTGCTATCTGTGAGTGTCTTCCGTCTGCTCTTAATATTTCTTCTGATCCTGATCCTGCACGGCTCAATCAAATCCGGGGGAAAACTCAAAGGGATGAATCCCCTTTTGATGATCATGCCTCTTATCATCTTCGCAGGGAATTTCATTTCATTGAGCCTGGGAGAGAATTCAGATCTCCTTTTCGGCCTGATCACAGCGACTCTGAGGGCGCTTAGATTTATCAGTATCCTCTGGATGGCTCATCTTTTCACAGGAACAACGGATCCACTGACCATAACACCAGCCCTGTACAGGATTTTCAAACACATCCCTTTTCTGCCTGCCGCCAGACTCTGTACCCAGGCAGGGTTAACCCTCGCCTTTATTCCATTGATTCTGGATGAAATGTCAGAAATAAGAGATGCCATGAAAGCGAGATGCGGATGGAGCCGGAGAAGACCAATCAGAAATCTGTACCATTTAGGCATCCCTCTATTAGAAGGTATTTTAACAAAAGCCGAGTCTCTATCAGATGCCATGGAATCCAGATTGTACAATGAAGAATCAACAGAACCAGAAATCTCGGCCCAGTCCGTCTCTCTCGGCCCCCTCATAACCCTCCTAATATTTTTTACACTCATATTCCTCTGTGAAGGGTTGACAGGTGATTCCAATCCAATATTGCTTTTAATGCGTTTTTACTGA
- a CDS encoding energy-coupling factor ABC transporter ATP-binding protein, producing the protein MLEVKGLNRSYGTGPKVLNNINVQFPDGSFTIIAGPNGCGKTQLMRHLNGLLKPQTGEVLLDGKNIQKDLMNSRRQIGLVFQNADSQIVGQSVASDIAFGAENLRWPRDVINRKVESVLQELSITELKDRRPHTLSGGEKRRCILAGVLVMDPRIIVLDEPFTGLDQSGVVDVLKDITRLHHRGKTIILITHDLEKSLAHCDRLVLMNQGEIKRTGLPRDLLSELEEFGIRRPWGENRSIESMTWLKD; encoded by the coding sequence TTGCTTGAAGTCAAAGGATTAAACAGAAGCTACGGCACCGGCCCCAAGGTATTAAACAATATTAATGTCCAATTTCCCGATGGAAGTTTCACCATCATTGCCGGCCCCAACGGCTGTGGCAAGACTCAATTGATGAGACACCTCAACGGATTACTCAAACCACAAACTGGAGAGGTGCTTCTGGATGGAAAAAACATTCAGAAAGACCTGATGAACTCCAGAAGGCAGATCGGACTCGTCTTTCAAAATGCAGATAGCCAGATTGTCGGTCAGAGTGTAGCCTCAGACATTGCCTTCGGAGCAGAAAATCTCCGATGGCCCCGGGATGTAATCAACAGAAAAGTGGAGTCTGTACTCCAGGAATTATCCATAACAGAATTGAAAGACCGAAGACCTCACACCCTCTCTGGTGGTGAAAAAAGACGCTGCATTCTAGCAGGAGTCCTGGTCATGGATCCTCGAATTATTGTACTGGATGAGCCCTTTACCGGCCTGGATCAAAGCGGAGTTGTGGATGTATTAAAGGACATAACCCGTCTGCACCACAGAGGGAAAACCATCATCCTGATCACTCATGACCTTGAGAAGTCTCTTGCCCACTGCGACAGGCTTGTCCTTATGAACCAGGGAGAAATAAAAAGAACAGGTCTTCCACGCGACCTGCTCTCTGAGCTTGAAGAGTTTGGCATCAGACGCCCCTGGGGGGAGAATAGAAGCATAGAGAGCATGACATGGCTGAAGGATTAA
- a CDS encoding biotin transporter BioY, producing the protein MTKEIIRKTVLTALFTSLIAASSFFTIPVGPVPVVLTTMFVVLSGMLGGPQIGLSSVVTYLIMGIIGLPVFAGGTAGLAKIMGPTGGFLLGYLLAAPAAGWMYNSKKDRSKPLEIPLAVITSLLAGALIYLPGIPWLKQSLSMDWPTVLKAGLYPFIPGFVIKSMAAAALGCSMKNRFRDFLSTGKED; encoded by the coding sequence ATGACAAAAGAGATCATTAGAAAAACAGTACTGACAGCCCTATTCACTTCTTTGATTGCCGCCAGTTCTTTTTTTACCATACCCGTTGGACCCGTACCGGTTGTTTTGACCACCATGTTTGTTGTCCTCAGCGGCATGCTGGGAGGTCCTCAAATAGGCCTGTCCAGTGTGGTCACCTACCTCATAATGGGTATAATCGGCCTTCCTGTATTTGCAGGCGGTACAGCCGGTCTGGCCAAAATAATGGGACCCACCGGCGGTTTTCTACTGGGGTATCTACTGGCGGCTCCTGCGGCAGGATGGATGTACAATTCAAAAAAAGACCGGAGCAAACCCTTAGAAATACCGCTGGCTGTCATCACATCTTTGCTAGCCGGAGCTCTCATATATCTTCCCGGTATCCCCTGGCTCAAGCAGAGCCTGTCCATGGATTGGCCCACCGTACTCAAGGCTGGTTTATACCCCTTCATCCCCGGATTTGTCATTAAATCCATGGCAGCCGCAGCCCTTGGATGTTCGATGAAAAACCGTTTCAGAGATTTTCTGAGTACTGGAAAAGAGGACTGA
- a CDS encoding HTH domain-containing protein has product MVNETKFHILHQLKDSKDWHSGAQFSQELGISRVAVWKQIKSLIQQGYPIESGSKGYRITQNNDALTSLEFKQDKRIIYFEELTSTMDEALNQMRHQPSTMKNFLVLADHQSRGVGRDHEQWDSPSGGIYLTFVNREIFGVGELPLMKKRGILTLLNTLNQLAIHDLSFSDSGDIYFAEKKGAGILEEYQVRGKTVQWYALGIGLHLNDIPASKTMTSASLHTGKEFKRSELVWKLQEQWKKCLALEAIEIEKQLRPYTKCRDQSQEKSKTPGVDHDKRDH; this is encoded by the coding sequence ATGGTTAACGAAACAAAATTTCACATACTCCATCAGTTAAAAGACTCAAAAGACTGGCATTCCGGGGCTCAATTCAGCCAGGAACTAGGAATCAGCAGAGTGGCAGTCTGGAAACAAATCAAATCTCTCATTCAACAGGGCTATCCCATTGAATCCGGATCAAAGGGTTATAGAATCACTCAAAATAACGATGCTCTCACCTCTTTGGAGTTCAAGCAGGACAAGCGAATCATTTATTTTGAGGAACTGACCTCAACCATGGATGAAGCCTTGAATCAGATGCGTCACCAACCCAGTACTATGAAAAATTTTCTAGTTCTGGCAGACCACCAATCCAGAGGTGTCGGCAGAGATCATGAACAATGGGATTCTCCCAGCGGCGGCATATATCTGACCTTTGTCAACAGAGAGATCTTTGGTGTAGGCGAGCTTCCCCTTATGAAAAAAAGAGGAATCCTGACTCTTTTGAATACACTGAACCAACTAGCCATTCATGATTTGAGTTTTTCAGACTCTGGCGACATATACTTCGCAGAAAAAAAAGGCGCCGGGATTCTCGAGGAATACCAGGTCAGGGGTAAAACGGTTCAATGGTATGCCCTGGGAATTGGATTGCATCTCAATGATATCCCCGCTTCAAAAACCATGACATCCGCCTCTCTTCACACCGGGAAAGAATTCAAACGCAGCGAGCTTGTTTGGAAATTGCAGGAACAATGGAAGAAATGCCTTGCCCTGGAGGCCATTGAAATAGAAAAACAGTTGAGACCCTATACAAAGTGTAGGGATCAATCCCAGGAAAAATCCAAGACCCCAGGAGTAGACCATGACAAAAGAGATCATTAG
- a CDS encoding methyl-accepting chemotaxis protein: MKLKTQLLLNTFFVIFLFILSYAVIYLELQKVEKIHSLSETALKLRIEGNNYQISTNQIFLERNQFSVLIRNWKEKSNQFDTTLNELIVNSNTTKLPQDIMTSLESLQNSALAQNEYKAPFERTAQRLLEEDKLASKVQFSGLYGYFLSRSPDEAAHWKGLLEDLEKDVENVYKGYSTVNNNLATLGNRLNSYQSDLIQRDILFLLVLVVAISIFSIIYVVIFSHKLSLNFINLEETMKRLAERDLTILSELKGSREVEALGSHINDVTRSFHDFISEVNQVSNQTLCLQDALAAGTAGTLSALREITKSIDSLEETITLMEDDTEITADSVQTITGQIQQLNVNIKSQYNLIQSNLSASEQLSSSINNINKLTGQENKRSAVMVDKLNEGEELAELSQNIITKVSKTIQEVMTVTGIINDISDQTNILSMNAAIESAHAGEAGKGFAVVAEEIRSLAESTSENSHQIDEILKKVSFQIDEALNASTDSYKSVGYLKEGLKDLSGSLIEINHGMDELSSASRDIVHSSQNLHSVTANINDSSQLIQSKSDDIGKVVSTMKGKTEKASVSIKEIGKSSREITETMTGVHQVSEENKEGMSRLEEIVHSFKTEETTPQECQDFETPDVPIRNS; this comes from the coding sequence ATGAAATTAAAAACCCAATTGCTTTTAAACACATTTTTTGTCATTTTTCTGTTTATACTCTCCTATGCCGTCATTTACCTTGAACTACAGAAAGTCGAAAAGATTCACTCATTGTCAGAGACTGCACTCAAGCTGCGCATTGAAGGAAATAATTATCAGATAAGCACCAACCAGATATTTCTGGAAAGAAATCAGTTTTCCGTCCTGATTAGAAACTGGAAAGAAAAGTCCAATCAGTTTGATACAACCCTGAATGAACTCATAGTCAATAGCAATACCACAAAACTGCCTCAGGACATCATGACATCACTGGAATCCCTGCAAAACAGTGCTCTGGCCCAGAATGAGTACAAAGCTCCCTTTGAAAGGACAGCCCAGAGACTGCTGGAAGAGGACAAACTGGCATCTAAGGTGCAATTTAGCGGCCTCTATGGATACTTCCTGAGCCGTAGCCCCGATGAGGCTGCACACTGGAAGGGACTGCTGGAAGATCTGGAGAAGGATGTTGAGAATGTCTACAAGGGTTACAGCACGGTCAACAATAACCTGGCAACACTGGGAAACAGACTGAATTCCTATCAGTCAGACCTGATTCAACGGGACATCCTGTTCCTGCTGGTCTTGGTCGTCGCCATTTCGATATTCAGCATTATCTATGTTGTGATTTTTAGCCATAAGCTCTCATTGAATTTTATAAACTTAGAAGAAACAATGAAGCGCCTTGCAGAGCGGGACCTCACGATTTTGTCCGAATTAAAAGGCAGCCGGGAGGTTGAAGCCCTGGGATCCCATATCAACGATGTCACCCGGTCCTTCCATGATTTCATTTCAGAGGTAAATCAAGTGTCCAATCAGACTCTCTGCCTGCAGGACGCCCTAGCAGCAGGAACAGCAGGAACCTTGTCTGCTCTCAGGGAAATCACAAAATCTATCGATTCCCTGGAAGAAACAATAACCTTGATGGAAGATGATACAGAGATTACTGCCGACTCTGTTCAGACCATAACAGGCCAAATACAACAGCTAAATGTAAACATAAAGAGCCAATACAACCTGATTCAGTCCAATCTCAGTGCCAGTGAGCAACTGTCCTCTTCAATTAACAACATCAATAAGCTGACAGGACAGGAAAACAAAAGGTCAGCGGTGATGGTCGACAAACTGAATGAAGGTGAAGAACTGGCTGAATTGTCTCAAAACATCATCACTAAGGTCTCAAAAACCATACAGGAAGTCATGACTGTCACGGGAATCATCAATGATATCTCGGACCAGACGAATATTCTTTCCATGAATGCAGCCATTGAATCGGCCCATGCAGGAGAAGCTGGCAAAGGCTTTGCCGTAGTTGCTGAAGAAATCAGAAGTCTGGCAGAATCCACATCGGAAAACTCTCATCAAATAGATGAAATCCTTAAAAAAGTCTCTTTTCAGATAGATGAAGCCCTCAATGCCAGCACGGATAGTTACAAATCCGTAGGTTACCTGAAAGAAGGTCTCAAAGACCTTTCTGGCTCTCTCATCGAGATAAATCATGGAATGGATGAACTCTCCTCCGCCAGCCGGGATATTGTTCACTCATCGCAGAATCTGCATTCCGTGACAGCGAATATAAACGATTCCTCACAGCTGATTCAAAGCAAATCGGATGATATCGGGAAGGTTGTTTCGACCATGAAAGGCAAAACCGAAAAGGCGTCGGTGAGCATCAAAGAGATTGGTAAAAGTAGCCGAGAGATAACGGAGACAATGACAGGAGTGCATCAGGTCAGCGAGGAAAACAAAGAGGGGATGAGCCGCTTGGAAGAGATTGTTCACAGCTTTAAAACCGAAGAGACCACACCCCAGGAGTGCCAGGACTTTGAAACTCCGGACGTGCCGATAAGAAATAGCTGA
- a CDS encoding YfcC family protein: protein MSTKSKDDSMLKIGLKPFLTAFGILFILIVVSGFLTRWIPAGNYQRILEDGRLKVVADSFEYVNSGVYPLWRWFTAPIEVIWGDNWLMVLVLSLFMIFLGASFTVLEKGGVMQELLSGTVRRFQNRKYTFMAILIFVMMFLAAFVGVYEGLVPLIVIIVPLSLALGWDSLTGLGMSLLALSFGFAAAVTNPFTIAVAQKLSGLPLFSGAWFRIIFFIAVYLICFFSVRAYAKKIEKNPEKSAVYEADKALKERFSNENVLQAGDEASPAKVKAAVFFGVCLGIAILFMILAGLIPALPSDAAFPTVALLFLIGGTGAGIIVGYMGMELLKILISGAMNMLPGIVLILMAMSVPHIMTRGLVMDTILYHASELISGTNPFMAAFYIYVLTLFLNFFISSASAKAFLVMPIIAPLADLVGLTRQTAVLAFDLGDGFSNMIFPTNALLLIGLSFTVVSYPQWMKWTWKMQLAIAGISMVFLMIAVAMGFGPF from the coding sequence ATGAGTACAAAAAGCAAGGATGATTCCATGCTGAAAATAGGATTGAAGCCTTTTCTTACAGCCTTTGGGATACTCTTCATCCTGATCGTGGTATCCGGATTTCTCACAAGATGGATTCCCGCGGGAAATTACCAGAGGATACTGGAAGATGGACGGCTCAAGGTTGTTGCCGATTCTTTTGAATACGTGAACTCCGGAGTCTATCCTCTCTGGCGCTGGTTCACCGCTCCCATAGAGGTCATTTGGGGAGATAACTGGCTGATGGTCCTTGTTTTATCCCTGTTTATGATATTCCTGGGAGCTTCTTTTACCGTGCTCGAAAAAGGCGGTGTCATGCAGGAACTCCTTTCTGGAACTGTCCGCCGTTTTCAAAATAGAAAATATACCTTTATGGCCATATTGATCTTTGTGATGATGTTTTTAGCTGCCTTTGTTGGAGTGTATGAAGGATTGGTTCCCCTCATTGTCATCATCGTACCACTTTCCCTTGCCCTGGGATGGGATTCTCTCACAGGTCTGGGAATGAGTCTTCTGGCACTGAGCTTTGGATTTGCCGCGGCTGTGACAAACCCCTTCACCATAGCCGTAGCCCAGAAACTCTCGGGCCTCCCCTTGTTCTCCGGAGCCTGGTTCAGGATCATTTTCTTTATAGCCGTTTACCTCATCTGTTTTTTCTCCGTGAGAGCTTATGCCAAAAAAATTGAGAAGAATCCTGAAAAATCGGCTGTATATGAGGCAGATAAGGCTCTGAAAGAACGTTTTTCAAATGAAAATGTCCTTCAAGCCGGCGATGAAGCCAGTCCTGCCAAGGTAAAGGCCGCTGTATTTTTCGGCGTTTGCCTGGGCATAGCCATCCTATTTATGATCCTCGCCGGACTCATCCCCGCCCTCCCCTCAGATGCGGCCTTCCCGACGGTGGCTCTTCTGTTCCTCATTGGCGGAACAGGGGCTGGAATCATCGTAGGATACATGGGAATGGAACTGCTTAAGATTCTCATTTCGGGAGCGATGAATATGCTCCCGGGCATTGTCCTCATCCTGATGGCCATGAGCGTTCCCCACATCATGACCAGAGGCCTTGTCATGGATACCATACTGTATCATGCCAGTGAACTGATCAGTGGCACAAATCCCTTTATGGCAGCTTTCTATATTTATGTGCTGACCCTCTTTCTAAACTTTTTCATCAGCAGTGCCTCGGCCAAAGCCTTCCTGGTGATGCCTATCATTGCCCCCCTGGCCGACCTGGTGGGATTGACCCGCCAGACAGCCGTTTTAGCCTTTGACCTGGGTGACGGATTTTCAAACATGATCTTTCCAACCAACGCCCTGCTCCTCATCGGGTTGAGTTTTACGGTTGTCAGCTACCCCCAGTGGATGAAGTGGACCTGGAAGATGCAATTGGCCATTGCCGGAATTTCCATGGTCTTCCTTATGATTGCCGTAGCCATGGGCTTCGGTCCTTTTTAG
- a CDS encoding M20/M25/M40 family metallo-hydrolase encodes MSVLIPLIVILFLILLFIRYLMLNKKDHQHQNTPPCPDSGEFAEKLSTLIQIPTVSWTDHEKTDIKQLIKFQEKLVDLFPLVHEKLEREVPDPYGIVYKWAGSDPLEEPVLFLAHYDVVPAQEQGDESWHHPPFSGIIENGELWGRGTLDIKSQLTFLLETVERLLHEGFQPKRSLYFAFGGDEEISGTNGAQKLAASFKDKGLKFAMIMDEGGVIAQHMLSFLGDKPAALIGLAEKGFVTFKISAHGESGHSSMPPSTGTVVSTLAQGISRICSRRQPSRLTPQIIGMLQGFVPWVPLPLGLVFANLWLFNPLIRLIFAGNKSTDSLIRTSQAFTVIKSGEQENIIPGEASCLVNHRILPGDTIESLKQRHMKKLKGLNLTIEDAGNWPSNDPIKPEKDENQGFYWVKEALKESHPEVVAVPFLVNGSTDSKYYRDLSGQIIRFTPLILNQEDINSIHGINEKVSLENLERALTFYRNLLFKL; translated from the coding sequence ATGTCTGTGCTAATCCCCCTAATCGTTATTCTTTTTCTTATTCTCCTTTTTATACGGTATCTAATGCTGAACAAAAAAGATCATCAGCATCAGAACACGCCCCCATGTCCAGATTCAGGAGAATTTGCCGAAAAGCTCTCCACACTCATTCAGATCCCAACAGTGTCATGGACGGATCATGAAAAAACAGACATAAAACAATTGATAAAATTTCAGGAAAAGCTTGTTGACCTCTTTCCTCTGGTTCATGAAAAGCTGGAACGGGAAGTACCCGACCCTTATGGGATTGTGTACAAATGGGCTGGAAGCGATCCTCTGGAAGAACCGGTTCTGTTTCTTGCTCATTATGACGTAGTTCCCGCACAGGAGCAGGGGGATGAGAGCTGGCACCACCCGCCCTTCAGCGGCATCATTGAAAATGGAGAGCTCTGGGGCCGGGGAACACTGGATATTAAGAGTCAGCTCACATTTCTCTTAGAGACTGTGGAAAGGCTGCTGCATGAAGGATTCCAGCCCAAGAGATCTCTCTATTTTGCCTTTGGCGGAGACGAGGAGATTTCTGGAACCAATGGAGCTCAGAAACTGGCCGCTTCCTTCAAGGACAAAGGATTAAAATTTGCCATGATCATGGATGAAGGCGGAGTCATTGCCCAACACATGCTGAGCTTTCTGGGTGATAAACCGGCAGCTCTCATCGGCCTGGCAGAAAAAGGATTTGTGACCTTTAAAATCAGTGCTCACGGAGAAAGTGGACACTCGTCCATGCCTCCTTCAACTGGCACGGTGGTGAGTACTTTAGCTCAGGGAATTTCAAGAATCTGCTCCAGACGGCAGCCTTCCCGCCTGACTCCTCAAATAATAGGTATGCTCCAAGGATTCGTCCCTTGGGTCCCCCTTCCTCTGGGGCTCGTTTTCGCCAACCTTTGGCTGTTCAATCCCCTCATACGCCTCATATTTGCGGGGAACAAGAGTACAGACAGCCTGATCAGGACATCCCAGGCGTTTACAGTTATCAAATCAGGTGAGCAGGAAAATATAATTCCAGGTGAGGCCAGTTGTCTGGTAAATCACAGGATCTTACCCGGTGACACCATAGAGTCACTGAAACAAAGGCATATGAAAAAACTAAAGGGGCTGAACTTAACAATCGAAGATGCTGGAAATTGGCCTTCCAATGATCCAATCAAACCGGAAAAAGATGAAAATCAGGGATTTTACTGGGTCAAAGAAGCACTCAAAGAGAGTCACCCCGAGGTTGTAGCGGTTCCTTTCCTTGTGAATGGGTCAACCGATTCGAAATACTATCGGGATCTCAGTGGTCAAATCATCCGTTTTACACCATTGATTCTAAATCAGGAGGATATCAACTCCATCCATGGTATCAATGAAAAAGTGAGTCTTGAGAATCTGGAGAGGGCCCTGACATTTTACCGGAACCTCTTATTTAAATTATAG